In Edaphobacter paludis, a single window of DNA contains:
- a CDS encoding TrbC/VirB2 family protein encodes MKTLHRAARVERPSLRPSFSGFLLLTLLLFPLAAHAQTGSSPFDTGLTSIQTLFTGTIAKVSSLIAIVLGGYAFAHGEPGAKKTLAGVAAGTGIAVMATNILTWLWGS; translated from the coding sequence ATGAAGACGCTTCATCGTGCAGCCCGAGTTGAGAGGCCGAGTCTTCGGCCTTCCTTCTCGGGTTTTTTACTGCTCACCCTTCTCCTGTTTCCACTGGCAGCTCACGCGCAAACCGGGAGTTCGCCTTTTGACACAGGTCTCACATCCATTCAGACGCTCTTCACCGGAACGATTGCCAAGGTGAGCAGCCTGATTGCGATTGTGTTGGGCGGGTATGCGTTCGCCCACGGAGAACCCGGCGCGAAGAAGACTCTCGCCGGAGTTGCGGCTGGCACCGGAATCGCGGTGATGGCCACCAACATCCTGACTTGGCTGTGGGGTTCGTAG
- a CDS encoding VirB3 family type IV secretion system protein, translating into MTELTPRRRNRVYKALHKPLTYLGVERTVFYFVCVGAVGAFNLLNSLLAGAAVFIGGYIFGRWITTTDPAFLKIMGKSERFKLRYDAAKQQVPNVEIR; encoded by the coding sequence ATGACAGAACTCACACCAAGACGCCGAAATCGGGTCTACAAGGCTCTGCATAAGCCCCTCACGTATCTCGGGGTCGAGCGCACCGTCTTCTACTTCGTTTGTGTTGGAGCAGTCGGCGCTTTCAACCTCCTCAACTCGCTCCTTGCCGGAGCCGCAGTTTTCATCGGCGGCTACATCTTCGGTCGTTGGATCACGACCACCGACCCGGCATTTCTCAAGATCATGGGCAAGTCCGAACGCTTCAAGTTGCGCTACGACGCTGCCAAGCAACAAGTCCCGAACGTGGAGATACGCTGA
- a CDS encoding helicase HerA domain-containing protein produces MLRLAKIIKPWTEASSLNANINLYGFWDETTFLTKSGDLGMILKVCGVDFESLDQAGQEFAVKRLEAALKSFGPGFHVYQYLFKTNRPEMPFARYGDPLIDAAIDQRREFFESKRDHLYEIEIYYAVVLEGARSKTGIMAALGRLPSDPEGAVRELKAQFTSNVMKVLLRSQIQRDHLRLKQRVEAFEQQLRDQVDIEILSSDDQFHFFRRLLNFDAWRIAGKPQTSQYLDFQVVNSDIEAERDHLRIGDHFVRLLTMRESITETRPLVLDKLLKIEANFYAVTEWTQLATDAAKKEVVKRRRHANMSKAGLISSMKDESKVNQRDVLIDEGKQADIEVLGDCLRALSDGQTLGDLSLTIVLYGKDKAIIDREIADFATVFTNADGSLFAETYNQLNALFAVVPGNYAQNLRKMYMLLSNYADLSFFFTILQGEKYNPHLGTEYMAVMETDNATPYYLNLHNGEVAHTLILGMTGSGKSFLCNFLLTNAQKYKPLSYIFDIGGSFQSLTEIFGGSYLNVGQESRDFRINPFSLEPTKENLQFLFSFFRVLIEGTGQRYHLDFKEERKLWAAIENMYVIEPAQRTLSTFAEIIGELKERLHRWTADGQYGFLFDNSEDTLTFSSFQTFNFGGWGDAPDVLEPLLFYVLHRASLEIGNPQRLSTFKLFLLDEAWLFIKNETIRNYVVTAQKTWRKHNAAMILATQSIKELEESGMLQIVSESCPTKIFLANPEMNREVYREAFHLNDTELEIISDLTRGQMLIRKAQTSKKVRLNVDSVSYWIATNNAKDNQLKRDYFARYGVAEGVRRLAEDHPFPPKQHATEKRPAASTATPNRKGAVA; encoded by the coding sequence ATGCTGCGACTCGCCAAGATCATCAAGCCGTGGACTGAGGCCAGTTCGCTGAACGCGAACATCAACCTCTATGGATTCTGGGATGAGACGACTTTCCTGACCAAGAGCGGCGACCTCGGCATGATCCTCAAGGTCTGCGGAGTAGACTTCGAGAGCCTTGACCAGGCGGGACAGGAGTTCGCGGTCAAGCGGCTGGAAGCGGCCCTCAAATCTTTCGGGCCAGGATTTCATGTCTATCAGTATCTCTTCAAGACGAATCGGCCAGAGATGCCATTCGCTCGCTATGGCGACCCGCTGATCGACGCGGCCATCGACCAGCGCCGTGAATTCTTCGAGTCGAAGCGCGACCATCTCTACGAGATAGAGATTTACTACGCGGTGGTGCTTGAGGGAGCAAGGTCCAAGACCGGCATCATGGCCGCGTTGGGACGACTCCCAAGCGATCCAGAGGGCGCGGTTCGAGAGCTCAAAGCGCAGTTCACCAGCAACGTCATGAAGGTGTTGCTCCGCTCTCAGATACAGCGCGATCATCTTCGGCTCAAGCAGCGTGTCGAGGCGTTTGAGCAGCAGCTCCGAGATCAGGTCGATATCGAGATACTTTCGTCCGACGACCAGTTCCACTTCTTTCGCCGTCTGCTCAACTTCGATGCGTGGCGTATCGCCGGCAAGCCGCAGACCTCGCAGTATCTCGACTTCCAGGTGGTGAACTCGGACATCGAAGCGGAGCGCGACCACCTCCGTATCGGCGATCACTTCGTTCGCCTGCTGACGATGCGCGAGTCCATCACAGAGACGCGCCCGCTGGTGCTCGACAAGCTGCTCAAGATCGAGGCGAATTTCTACGCCGTTACCGAATGGACTCAACTTGCTACCGACGCGGCCAAGAAGGAAGTTGTGAAACGGCGGCGTCACGCCAATATGTCAAAGGCCGGACTCATCTCTTCCATGAAGGATGAGAGCAAGGTCAATCAGCGTGACGTGCTGATCGACGAAGGCAAACAGGCGGACATCGAGGTCCTTGGCGACTGCCTGCGGGCACTCAGCGACGGACAGACCCTTGGCGATCTATCGCTGACCATCGTTCTGTATGGCAAGGACAAGGCCATCATCGACCGCGAGATTGCCGACTTCGCTACTGTCTTCACGAACGCAGACGGCTCGCTCTTCGCGGAGACCTACAACCAGCTCAATGCGCTCTTCGCCGTGGTCCCCGGCAACTACGCGCAGAACCTCCGCAAAATGTACATGCTGTTGAGTAACTACGCCGATCTATCTTTCTTCTTCACCATCCTGCAAGGCGAGAAATACAACCCGCATCTGGGAACTGAGTACATGGCCGTGATGGAGACGGACAATGCCACGCCCTATTACCTCAACCTGCATAACGGCGAGGTGGCGCACACGCTCATTCTCGGAATGACCGGCTCAGGCAAAAGTTTCCTATGTAATTTCTTGCTCACGAATGCCCAGAAGTACAAGCCACTCAGCTACATCTTCGACATCGGCGGTTCATTTCAGTCGCTCACCGAGATCTTCGGCGGGAGCTATTTGAACGTCGGCCAGGAGTCGCGTGACTTCCGTATTAATCCGTTCTCTCTTGAGCCCACCAAGGAAAACCTGCAATTTCTGTTTTCCTTCTTCCGTGTCTTGATCGAGGGCACCGGCCAGCGGTATCACCTCGACTTCAAGGAGGAGCGGAAGCTGTGGGCGGCCATCGAGAATATGTACGTCATCGAGCCAGCGCAGCGAACGCTCTCGACTTTCGCCGAGATTATCGGCGAGTTGAAGGAGCGGCTGCATCGGTGGACGGCTGACGGGCAGTATGGCTTCCTCTTCGACAACAGCGAAGACACGCTCACGTTCTCCAGCTTCCAGACCTTCAACTTCGGCGGTTGGGGCGATGCGCCGGACGTGCTGGAGCCATTGCTCTTCTATGTCCTGCATCGGGCCTCGCTTGAAATCGGCAATCCACAACGGCTCTCTACCTTCAAGCTCTTCCTGCTGGACGAGGCTTGGCTCTTCATCAAAAACGAGACGATACGGAACTATGTCGTTACCGCTCAGAAAACCTGGCGCAAGCACAACGCCGCGATGATCCTCGCCACGCAGTCCATCAAGGAGCTTGAGGAGTCGGGGATGTTGCAGATCGTCTCCGAGAGTTGCCCGACCAAAATCTTCCTTGCCAACCCGGAGATGAACCGGGAGGTATACCGCGAGGCATTTCACCTCAACGATACGGAACTCGAAATCATCTCCGACCTTACACGCGGACAGATGCTCATCCGTAAAGCCCAGACCTCCAAGAAAGTCCGGCTCAACGTCGATTCGGTTTCGTACTGGATTGCGACGAACAACGCCAAAGACAACCAGCTTAAGCGCGATTACTTTGCCCGGTACGGCGTCGCCGAGGGCGTCCGCCGTCTGGCTGAAGATCACCCCTTTCCACCCAAGCAACACGCCACGGAGAAGAGACCCGCAGCGTCCACCGCAACCCCCAACCGCAAAGGAGCTGTCGCATGA
- a CDS encoding TrbG/VirB9 family P-type conjugative transfer protein: MKITLLALALASALSSTTAFAQAAPAAPAEQARTVQYHSQDIVPIRAKVKYTTLIVVPTTEKIMEAATGDKDFWIVDVVGSFCFVHPAKPGISTNLNLITDKGNIYSFTLQDISAQGGDPDLKVIVQPADQSSITASAGPAQYVPAAQLDQAKQQLATLQSHVTQAVDEYKSAYPLQLKFDYTFKNEDPFAVQSIYHDDKFTYIKTTASEKFSVYEMKDGKPDLINYDLRDGTYIIPKIVDKGYIEIGKKHMDFSRKG; encoded by the coding sequence ATGAAGATCACCCTTCTCGCCCTCGCCCTAGCATCGGCCCTGTCTTCGACTACGGCCTTTGCCCAGGCCGCACCCGCTGCACCCGCCGAACAAGCCCGGACGGTGCAGTACCACTCGCAGGACATTGTGCCCATCCGCGCCAAGGTCAAGTACACGACCTTGATCGTGGTGCCTACTACCGAAAAGATCATGGAGGCCGCGACCGGCGACAAGGACTTCTGGATCGTCGATGTGGTGGGGAGTTTCTGCTTCGTTCACCCGGCCAAGCCGGGTATCAGCACCAACCTCAACTTGATTACCGACAAGGGCAACATCTACAGCTTCACCTTGCAGGACATCTCCGCCCAGGGCGGCGATCCCGACCTGAAGGTTATCGTCCAGCCCGCAGATCAGTCTTCCATCACAGCCTCGGCAGGACCGGCGCAGTACGTCCCAGCCGCACAGCTAGACCAGGCCAAACAGCAGCTCGCTACTTTACAGAGCCATGTCACCCAGGCGGTAGACGAGTACAAGAGTGCGTATCCGCTGCAGCTCAAGTTCGACTACACGTTCAAGAACGAAGACCCGTTCGCTGTCCAGTCGATCTACCACGACGACAAGTTCACCTACATCAAGACGACAGCCAGCGAGAAGTTCAGCGTGTACGAGATGAAGGACGGCAAGCCCGACCTCATCAACTATGACCTGCGCGACGGCACCTACATCATCCCAAAGATCGTGGACAAGGGATACATCGAGATCGGCAAGAAGCACATGGACTTCTCACGAAAGGGGTAA
- a CDS encoding TrbI/VirB10 family protein, giving the protein MTDQTPQLSQNASEPKGVIRKNIKMFVYLGAILLLITASLFSSKKKTPNGTPAKGTPPQPFVQDNTANNIADLQNQLAAEKQKQQQDAQLAAAMAASQTPAQQQAAAMYGPNGQPNMPPAQGQPQNNGQPQLTPEQQQQQQLANKERELTFDSRFASNLAYSHSKEEEQRQSQPQNSPQMMPVSAANPYAAALAGGEGSSFVPGRAAGEQPAPEATKKAPEVNLNSAVGQPYVIFEGAVLDTVLMNRLDGDAVGPVKVLVSNPFYSHDHQHVLIPDGTVVLGEAKKIGTAGFGQQRRMAVVFHRLIMPDGYSVDLDQFHGLDQIGEEGLKDKVNNHYLQIFGTSIALGVIAGAGEIESGGGTITTSGSQAFTNGAAASVSQSSTTILDRFMQIPPTITIREGHRVKIYFTQDMLLPAYTNHNIPQTF; this is encoded by the coding sequence ATGACGGATCAGACACCGCAGCTCTCGCAGAATGCCTCCGAGCCGAAGGGCGTGATACGCAAGAACATCAAGATGTTCGTCTATCTGGGTGCCATTCTTCTGCTCATCACGGCGAGCCTCTTCAGCTCCAAGAAGAAGACGCCGAACGGCACCCCAGCCAAGGGAACGCCTCCGCAGCCGTTCGTGCAGGACAACACCGCCAACAACATCGCCGACCTCCAGAACCAGCTTGCTGCTGAAAAGCAGAAGCAGCAGCAGGACGCACAGCTTGCGGCGGCGATGGCGGCGTCGCAGACACCAGCACAACAACAGGCAGCGGCGATGTATGGCCCAAACGGCCAACCCAACATGCCGCCCGCGCAGGGTCAGCCGCAGAACAACGGCCAACCTCAGCTCACGCCCGAGCAGCAGCAACAACAGCAGCTCGCTAACAAGGAGCGAGAGTTGACCTTCGATTCTCGCTTCGCGTCGAATCTTGCCTACAGCCACAGCAAGGAGGAGGAGCAGCGTCAGAGCCAGCCGCAGAATTCGCCCCAGATGATGCCTGTCTCCGCTGCAAATCCTTATGCCGCAGCGCTAGCGGGCGGCGAAGGTTCCAGCTTCGTTCCAGGCCGTGCGGCTGGAGAGCAACCCGCTCCAGAGGCCACCAAGAAAGCTCCTGAAGTGAACCTGAATTCAGCGGTTGGGCAGCCTTACGTCATTTTCGAGGGCGCGGTGCTCGACACGGTGCTGATGAACCGGCTTGACGGAGATGCCGTCGGCCCGGTCAAGGTGCTCGTCTCCAACCCTTTCTACTCGCACGACCACCAACACGTCCTCATCCCTGACGGGACGGTCGTGTTGGGCGAGGCCAAGAAGATCGGCACGGCAGGCTTCGGCCAGCAACGTCGGATGGCCGTCGTGTTTCACCGCCTCATCATGCCGGACGGCTACTCCGTGGACCTCGACCAGTTTCACGGTCTCGATCAGATCGGCGAGGAGGGACTGAAGGACAAGGTGAACAATCACTACCTGCAAATCTTCGGCACATCCATCGCGCTTGGCGTGATTGCCGGCGCGGGGGAGATTGAATCGGGCGGTGGCACGATCACCACGTCTGGCAGCCAGGCATTCACTAATGGCGCGGCGGCCAGCGTCTCGCAATCCTCCACCACCATCCTTGACCGGTTCATGCAGATACCGCCGACCATCACCATCCGCGAGGGGCATCGGGTAAAGATCTACTTCACCCAGGACATGCTCCTCCCGGCCTACACCAACCACAACATACCTCAGACGTTCTAG